One genomic region from Halomicrobium zhouii encodes:
- a CDS encoding DUF7342 family protein has translation MDDVNERAKAQWKEATTSRERVKEILEQTTEYQTVREIADRALTSEPTTRKYLDELVEEGRGVTTQDGRTTKYKRDEGTIVDERIAELRRTTTQQELIQGIREMKEEIHDYRDTYDVDSPETLALELEAGDPGWGDVGRWRSTKQNLAIAKAALQVSEAHRTVEA, from the coding sequence ATGGACGACGTCAACGAGCGGGCAAAAGCCCAGTGGAAGGAGGCGACGACGAGTCGGGAGCGCGTCAAGGAGATTCTCGAACAGACGACCGAGTACCAGACGGTCCGTGAAATCGCCGACCGGGCCCTGACCAGCGAACCGACGACGCGGAAGTATCTCGACGAACTGGTCGAGGAAGGGCGAGGCGTCACCACGCAGGACGGTCGGACGACGAAGTACAAGCGCGACGAGGGGACGATCGTCGACGAGCGCATCGCGGAGCTTCGCCGGACGACGACCCAGCAGGAACTTATCCAGGGGATCCGGGAGATGAAGGAGGAGATCCACGACTACCGCGACACCTACGACGTCGACAGTCCAGAAACGCTCGCCCTCGAACTAGAGGCTGGAGACCCTGGGTGGGGCGACGTCGGTCGGTGGCGCTCGACCAAGCAGAACCTCGCGATTGCGAAGGCGGCACTCCAGGTGAGCGAGGCACACCGAACTGTCGAGGCCTAA
- a CDS encoding MarR family transcriptional regulator has product MPIDIDTFESTSGDRLHESGPTNAERVMRFLASHPDQAFTQSEICEGTGVKKGSISVVLSRLEDRDLVRHKGNYWALGEDDIASYAGFAESTRTANERFGEEDMDEWLEHAVVDGVDG; this is encoded by the coding sequence ATGCCCATCGACATCGACACCTTCGAATCTACCTCGGGGGACCGACTCCACGAGAGCGGTCCCACAAACGCCGAGCGAGTCATGCGATTCCTCGCTTCGCACCCGGACCAGGCGTTCACCCAGAGCGAGATCTGTGAGGGAACGGGCGTCAAGAAGGGCAGTATCAGCGTCGTCCTCTCGCGTCTCGAAGACCGCGACCTCGTTCGTCACAAGGGGAATTACTGGGCGCTTGGCGAGGACGACATCGCATCGTACGCTGGATTCGCCGAGAGTACCCGGACTGCGAACGAGCGGTTCGGCGAAGAGGACATGGACGAGTGGTTGGAACACGCCGTCGTCGACGGCGTAGACGGATGA
- a CDS encoding ImmA/IrrE family metallo-endopeptidase, with translation MSSQVEQRVSFDDKETRDDEMHSTITEWVEDLADLTDEAAASEQFQAWLDVQSRFHYYSYRNTLLIKAQCPEATKVAGYHTWQSEFDRHVKEGESAIWIWAPIVTTRCPECENAPSYHEQIDCEYDETAPEEWSKGLVGFRPTTVFDISQTEGESLPELDTEATGDAGDLVSELLEAATELGIDVRLVPKHEWSHGDAKGVCQYDTDGGAPVVEVQEVENDADLATTLVHEYAHALLHGDVDDATERSKREVEAEAVAYVVGRHFDLDASNSAFYLAAWDGDDSDAITDRLGRISRTAERIIDAVDGERGSSE, from the coding sequence ATGAGTTCGCAAGTAGAGCAGCGGGTCTCCTTCGACGATAAGGAGACTCGTGACGACGAGATGCACAGTACGATCACCGAGTGGGTCGAAGACCTCGCAGATCTAACCGACGAGGCCGCGGCAAGCGAGCAGTTCCAGGCGTGGCTGGACGTCCAGTCGCGGTTCCACTACTACTCGTACCGGAATACGCTCCTCATCAAGGCACAGTGCCCCGAAGCGACGAAAGTCGCGGGCTACCACACCTGGCAGTCAGAGTTCGACCGACACGTGAAGGAAGGTGAGTCGGCCATCTGGATCTGGGCGCCAATCGTCACGACGCGGTGTCCGGAGTGCGAGAACGCGCCGTCGTATCACGAGCAGATCGACTGCGAGTACGACGAGACGGCACCAGAGGAGTGGTCGAAGGGACTCGTCGGGTTCCGGCCGACGACCGTCTTCGACATTTCGCAGACGGAGGGTGAGTCCCTCCCTGAACTCGACACCGAGGCGACCGGCGACGCCGGTGACCTCGTCTCCGAGCTCCTCGAGGCAGCCACGGAACTCGGCATCGACGTTCGACTCGTTCCGAAGCACGAGTGGTCACATGGCGACGCGAAGGGCGTGTGTCAGTACGACACCGACGGCGGTGCACCAGTCGTCGAAGTCCAGGAGGTCGAGAACGACGCCGACCTGGCGACGACGCTGGTCCACGAATACGCCCACGCTCTTCTCCACGGAGACGTCGACGACGCGACGGAGCGCTCGAAGCGGGAGGTCGAGGCTGAGGCCGTCGCCTACGTGGTCGGTCGCCACTTCGACCTCGACGCGAGCAACTCTGCGTTCTACCTCGCAGCGTGGGACGGGGACGACAGCGATGCCATCACCGACCGACTCGGTCGTATCAGTCGGACGGCCGAGCGGATCATCGACGCAGTCGACGGAGAACGAGGCTCCAGTGAATAG